From the genome of Globicephala melas chromosome 16, mGloMel1.2, whole genome shotgun sequence, one region includes:
- the CHST3 gene encoding carbohydrate sulfotransferase 3, whose product MALPFPMEKGLTLPQDCRHFLHSLRMRSKYALFLAFVVVVFVFIEKENKIISRVSDKLKQIPQSPADANSTDPALVLAENASLLSLSELDSAFTQLQSRLRNLSLQLGVAPAEEAEEETTEWEQESRPPAEAPPRRHLLLMATTRTGSSFVGEFFNQQGNIFYLFEPLWHIERTVSFEQGGANAAGSALVYRDVLKQLFLCDLYLLEHFIIPAPEDHLTQFVFRRGSSRSLCEDPVCTPLVKKVFEKYPCKNRRCGLLNMTLASEACRRKEHMAIKAVRIRQLEFLQPLAEDPRLDLRVIQLVRDPRAVLASRMVAFADKYETWKNWLAKGQDQLREEEVLRLKGNCESIRLSAELGLRQPAWLRGRYMLVRYEDVALRPLQKAQEMYRFAGIPLTPQVEDWIQKNTQAAHDGIYSTQKNSSEQFEKWRFSMPFKLAQVVQAACGPAMRLFGYKPVQDAASLSNRSVSLLEERGTFWVT is encoded by the exons ATGGCCCTACCCTTCCCCATGGAGAAAGGACTCACTCTGCCCCAGGACTGCCGACACTTTCTGCACAGCCTGAGAATGAGGAGCAAATATGCCCTTTTCCTTGCttttgtggtggtggtttttgtcttcattgaaaaggaaaataaaatcatatcaag GGTCTCGGACAAACTGAAGCAGATCCCCCAATCCCCGGCAGATGCCAATAGCACCGACCCAGCCCTAGTCTTGGCCGAGAACGCATCCCTCCTGTCCCTGAGTGAGCTGGATTCGGCCTTCACGCAGCTGCAGAGCCGCCTGCGAAACCTCAGTCTGCAGCTAGGCGTGGCGCCGGCAGAGGAGGCTGAGGAGGAGACCACAGAGTGGGAGCAGGAGTCCCGCCCACCCGCCGAGGCCCCGCCCCGGCGCCACTTGCTCCTCATGGCCACCACGCGCACGGGCTCCTCGTTTGTGGGCGAGTTCTTCAATCAGCAGGGCAACATCTTCTACCTCTTCGAGCCGCTGTGGCACATCGAGCGCACGGTGTCTTTCGAGCAGGGCGGCGCCAACGCCGCAGGCTCGGCCCTGGTATACCGCGACGTGCTCAAGCAGCTCTTCCTGTGCGACCTGTACCTCCTGGAGCATTTCATCATCCCGGCACCCGAGGACCACCTGACCCAGTTCGTGTTCCGCCGGGGCTCCAGCCGCTCCCTCTGCGAGGACCCCGTCTGCACGCCCCTCGTCAAGAAGGTATTCGAGAAGTACCCCTGCAAGAACCGCCGCTGCGGCCTCCTCAACATGACGCTGGCCTCCGAGGCCTGCCGCCGCAAGGAGCACATGGCAATCAAGGCCGTCCGCATACGGCAGCTGGAGTTCCTGCAGCCGCTGGCCGAGGACCCCCGTCTGGACCTCCGCGTCATCCAGCTGGTGCGCGACCCCCGCGCTGTGCTAGCCTCCCGCATGGTGGCCTTCGCCGACAAGTACGAGACCTGGAAGAACTGGCTGGCCAAGGGACAGGACcagctgagggaggaggaggtgcTGCGGCTGAAGGGCAACTGTGAGAGCATCCGCCTGTCCGCTGAGCTGGGCCTGAGGCAGCCGGCCTGGCTGCGGGGCCGTTACATGCTGGTGCGCTACGAGGACGTGGCCCTCAGGCCGCTGCAGAAGGCCCAGGAGATGTACCGCTTTGCAGGCATTCCCCTGACCCCGCAGGTGGAGGACTGGATCCAGAAGAACACCCAGGCGGCGCACGACGGCATCTACTCCACGCAGAAGAACTCCTCGGAGCAGTTTGAGAAGTGGCGCTTCAGCATGCCCTTCAAGCTAGCGCAGGTGGTACAGGCTGCCTGCGGCCCCGCCATGCGCCTCTTTGGCTACAAGCCTGTGCAGGACGCCGCCTCGCTCTCCAACCGCTCCGTCAGCCTGCTGGAGGAGCGCGGCACCTTCTGGGTCACGTAG